A window of the Gossypium hirsutum isolate 1008001.06 chromosome A05, Gossypium_hirsutum_v2.1, whole genome shotgun sequence genome harbors these coding sequences:
- the LOC107944576 gene encoding aldehyde dehydrogenase family 3 member H1, giving the protein MNHWMMPKKAKTSLTTFPSSAEIVSEPLGVVLVISAWDYPFLVSLDPVVGAISAGNAIVLKPSEMAPASSSLLAKLVADYLDSSCIKVVEGAVPETSALLEQKWDKILYTGNGRVARIVMAAAAKHLTPVVLELGGKSPVIVVSDINLKVATRRIIAGKWGCNNGQACVSPDYIITTKDYATKLVDSFKCELERFYGKDPLESKDLSRIVNSNHFDRLSKLIDEEKVSSKIVHGGQRNEKNLQIAPTILLDVPVNSLIMKEEIFGPLLPIITVDKVEQSFDLIHSSGGKPLAAYLFTNNKKLKLKFVETVSAGGLVVNDTAVHLAIHSLPFGGVGESGMGSYHGKFSFDAFSHKKAVLYRGFAGDAFLRYPPYTPGKLTLLQALLSGSIVGIIRALLGWFWA; this is encoded by the exons ATGAACCACTGGATGATGccaaaaaag GCAAAAACTTCGTTGACTACATTTCCTTCCTCTGCTGAAATTGTATCTGAACCATTGGGTGTCGTGTTAGTAATCTCAGCATGGGATTATCCTTTTT TAGTGTCTCTTGATCCAGTTGTTGGAGCTATTTCAGCTGGTAATGCTATAGTCTTAAAGCCATCAGAAATGGCTCCAGCCTCATCATCATTGCTTGCAAAGCTGGTAGCGGATTATTTGGATAGCTCTTGCATTAAGGTTGTGGAAGGGGCTGTTCCTGAAACATCAGCACTATTGGAGCAAAAGTGGGACAAAATATTGTATACAG GCAATGGAAGAGTTGCTCGCATTGTGATGGCAGCAGCTGCAAAGCACCTAACACCAGTTGTTTTGGAGCTCGGAGGAAAGTCACCTGTTATTGTTGTTTCAGACATTAACTTAAAG GTTGCAACTAGGCGGATCATTGCGGGGAAGTGGGGCTGTAATAATGGACAAGCATGTGTTTCTCCTGATTACATTATTACAACAAAAGATTACGCTACGAAGTTG GTTGACTCTTTCAAATGTGAACTGGAGCGATTTTATGGAAAGGACCCATTGGAGTCGAAAGACTTGTCTCGCATAGTGAATTCTAACCACTTTGATCGCTTGTCAAAGCTCATTGATGAGGAGAAAGTTTCTAGTAAGATCGTCCATGGCGGTCAGAGAAATGAAAAAAACCT GCAGATTGCTCCCACGATCTTGCTTGATGTCCCAGTAAATTCTCTCATCATGAAAGAAGAGATATTTGGCCCATTGCTTCCGATTATCACG GTGGACAAAGTGGAACAGAGTTTTGATTTGATACATTCTTCTGGGGGAAAGCCACTAGCAGCGTATCTGTTTACGAATAACAAGAAACTAAAACTTAAGTTTGTTGAAACGGTCTCTGCAGGGGGTTTAGTCGTCAATGACACAGCTGTACAT CTTGCTATACACAGTTTACCATTCGGAGGAGTGGGGGAAAGCGGAATGGGTTCGTACCATGGGAAATTCTCCTTCGATGCATTTAGCCATAAGAAGGCAGTTCTTTATAGAGGTTTTGCAGGTGATGCATTTCTGAGATACCCACCATACACACCGGGGAAGCTAACATTGTTGCAGGCACTTCTCAGTGGTAGCATTGTTGGCATAATCCGTGCTTTGCTGGGATGGTTTTGGGCTTAA